One Roseomonas sp. OT10 DNA window includes the following coding sequences:
- the bamA gene encoding outer membrane protein assembly factor BamA, with protein sequence MHATRALLLAATCLVPVVVAGPADSQPRRGAAPGPARPAGGVVQGIDVVGNQRIEADTVRSYMLLQPGDTFEADRLDRSLRTLFATGLFRDVQVSRQGDRIVVTVQENPIVNRVAFEGNRKLSDDTLQPVVQLRARAVYTPQAVQADRQRLLELYARRGRFAAEIEPKIIELDQNRVDVVFEIKENETALVSRISFVGNTTFSDSRLKEIVATREEAWYRPFSSSDTYDPERLAFDRELLRRYYLRNGFADVQITSSTAELSPDRSGFFVTFTIDEGKRYRIAKVDITSRLRNVTADQLRPTIDLSTGDWYDGEAIERITQAIQDRGNALGAPFVEVQPRIERNRDAGTVDLTFDVSEGQRVFVERIDITGNTRTQDRVIRREFRLAEGDAFNAAQVRRSRQRIRDLGYFNDVTVNTSQGSTPDRVIIGANVSERATGEISLGGGYSTDAGALADIGLRERNLLGTGWDARINTVIAQKRSQLDLSVTDPSFLDRNLAVGADVFYVTRDLREYSGYQERRYGFALRAGYEFNEYLRQSWAYTLSQRNVYDVSTDASRYIQEQKGKTLLSQIGQTLTYDRRDSRLDPHSGYLVRLGADFAGLGGDAQYVRGRADGAYYIPFERWLGDPEYVLSISGSIGYLEPWGDDRELIVDRFFLGGENLRGFKVAGAGPRDLSSSDRDALGGRFLWTQSTEMRFPLPLPSELGLTGRAFVDVGALSKVPAGVGVVDDGSPRVGAGVGISWRSPFGLINLDFASAVVKKSYDETQVFRFGFGTRF encoded by the coding sequence TTGCACGCCACACGCGCCCTGCTCCTCGCAGCCACCTGCCTCGTCCCCGTCGTCGTCGCGGGCCCCGCCGACAGCCAGCCCCGCCGCGGGGCGGCGCCCGGCCCGGCCCGGCCGGCCGGCGGCGTGGTCCAGGGCATCGACGTGGTGGGCAACCAGCGCATCGAGGCGGATACCGTCCGCTCCTACATGCTGCTCCAGCCCGGGGACACCTTCGAAGCCGACCGGCTGGACCGCAGCCTGCGCACCCTCTTCGCCACCGGCCTGTTCCGCGACGTGCAGGTCTCCCGCCAGGGCGACCGCATCGTGGTGACGGTGCAGGAGAACCCGATCGTCAACCGCGTCGCCTTCGAGGGCAACCGCAAGCTCTCCGACGACACGCTGCAGCCGGTGGTGCAGCTGCGCGCCCGCGCCGTCTACACGCCGCAGGCGGTGCAGGCCGACCGCCAGCGCCTGCTGGAGCTCTATGCCCGCCGCGGCCGCTTCGCCGCCGAGATCGAGCCGAAGATCATCGAACTGGACCAGAACCGCGTCGACGTCGTCTTCGAGATCAAGGAGAACGAGACGGCGCTGGTCAGCCGCATCAGCTTCGTCGGCAACACCACCTTCTCCGACAGCCGTCTGAAGGAGATCGTCGCGACGCGCGAGGAGGCGTGGTACCGGCCCTTCTCCTCCTCCGACACCTACGACCCGGAGCGGCTGGCCTTCGACCGCGAGCTGCTGCGCCGCTACTACCTGCGCAACGGCTTCGCCGACGTGCAGATCACCTCCTCGACGGCCGAGCTGTCGCCCGACCGCTCCGGCTTCTTCGTGACCTTCACGATCGACGAGGGCAAGCGCTACCGCATCGCGAAGGTCGACATCACGTCGCGCCTGCGCAACGTCACCGCCGACCAGCTGCGCCCCACCATCGACCTCTCCACCGGCGACTGGTACGACGGCGAGGCGATCGAGCGCATCACCCAGGCGATCCAGGACCGCGGCAACGCGCTGGGCGCGCCCTTCGTGGAGGTGCAGCCGCGCATCGAGCGCAACCGCGACGCCGGCACGGTCGACCTCACCTTCGACGTCTCCGAGGGCCAGCGAGTCTTCGTCGAGCGCATCGACATCACCGGCAACACCCGCACGCAGGACCGCGTCATCCGGCGCGAATTCCGCCTGGCCGAGGGCGACGCCTTCAACGCCGCGCAGGTCCGCCGTTCCCGCCAGCGCATCCGCGACCTGGGCTACTTCAACGACGTCACCGTCAACACCTCGCAGGGCTCGACGCCAGACCGGGTGATCATCGGGGCCAATGTCAGCGAGCGGGCGACGGGCGAGATCAGCCTGGGCGGCGGCTACTCCACCGACGCGGGCGCGCTGGCCGATATCGGCCTGCGCGAGCGCAACCTGCTCGGCACGGGCTGGGACGCGCGCATCAACACGGTGATCGCGCAGAAGCGCAGCCAGCTCGACCTCTCGGTGACCGACCCGTCCTTCCTCGACCGCAACCTCGCGGTGGGCGCGGACGTGTTCTACGTCACCCGCGACCTGCGCGAGTACTCGGGCTACCAGGAGCGCCGCTACGGCTTCGCGCTGCGTGCCGGCTACGAGTTCAACGAGTACCTGCGGCAGTCCTGGGCCTACACGCTCTCCCAGCGAAACGTGTACGACGTCTCGACCGACGCCTCGCGCTACATCCAGGAGCAGAAGGGCAAGACGCTGCTGTCGCAGATCGGCCAGACGCTCACCTACGACCGGCGCGATTCGCGGCTCGACCCGCACAGCGGCTACCTCGTCCGCCTCGGCGCCGACTTCGCCGGGCTCGGCGGCGACGCGCAGTACGTCCGCGGCCGTGCCGACGGTGCCTACTACATCCCCTTCGAGCGCTGGCTGGGCGATCCGGAGTACGTGCTCTCGATCAGCGGCAGCATCGGCTACCTGGAGCCCTGGGGCGACGACCGCGAGCTGATCGTGGACCGCTTCTTCCTGGGCGGCGAGAACCTGCGCGGCTTCAAGGTGGCCGGCGCCGGCCCGCGCGACCTCTCCAGCAGCGACCGCGACGCGCTGGGCGGCCGCTTCCTCTGGACCCAGTCCACGGAGATGCGCTTCCCGCTGCCGCTGCCCTCCGAGCTGGGCCTGACCGGCCGCGCCTTCGTCGATGTCGGCGCGCTGAGCAAGGTGCCGGCGGGCGTCGGCGTGGTGGATGACGGCAGCCCCCGGGTCGGTGCGGGCGTGGGCATCTCCTGGCGCAGCCCCTTCGGCCTGATCAACCTCGACTTCGCCTCCGCCGTGGTGAAGAAGTCCTATGACGAGACGCAGGTGTTCCGCTTCGGCTTCGGCACCCGCTTCTGA
- the rseP gene encoding RIP metalloprotease RseP produces MFGSVRTVVAFLVVLGVLVFIHELGHYLAARWRGVHVERFSIGFGRALARWTDRRGTQWRVGWLPLGGYVKLHGQEQPGDVDPAIRATWRPGETFHDKPVLDRAIVVAAGPIANFALAAVLFAALFATVGRPVQTATVGAVVAGSAAERAGVQPGDAILSIDGQPIRRFQDVQSRVEPSAGRPLQLLLSREGRELTVTATPEARVRSEGTPPVGVLGVAAGAPVFERVNPLSAVWQGIAYTGDVSKQTLVGVWEMITRARGTEELGGPLRIAQISGQAAALGLASLVTFIAVLSVNLALINLFPIPVLDGGHLVFYAAEAIRGRPLPPRAQEYGLRAGLAVLAMLFIFSTWNDLSSFGLFRWLGGLAG; encoded by the coding sequence ATGTTCGGTTCGGTGCGCACGGTCGTCGCCTTCCTGGTGGTGCTGGGCGTGCTGGTCTTCATCCACGAGCTCGGCCACTACCTCGCCGCGCGCTGGCGGGGGGTGCATGTGGAGCGCTTCTCCATCGGCTTCGGCCGGGCCCTGGCCCGCTGGACCGACCGCCGCGGGACGCAGTGGCGGGTCGGCTGGCTGCCGCTGGGCGGCTATGTGAAGCTGCACGGCCAGGAGCAGCCGGGCGACGTGGACCCCGCCATCCGCGCCACCTGGAGGCCGGGCGAGACCTTCCACGACAAGCCCGTGCTGGACCGGGCCATCGTCGTTGCGGCGGGGCCGATCGCGAACTTCGCCCTGGCCGCGGTGCTGTTCGCCGCGCTCTTCGCGACCGTGGGGCGGCCGGTGCAGACCGCGACCGTCGGCGCCGTCGTCGCCGGCAGCGCGGCCGAGCGGGCAGGGGTGCAGCCGGGCGACGCGATCCTCTCCATCGACGGGCAGCCGATCCGCCGCTTCCAGGACGTGCAGAGCCGGGTGGAGCCCAGCGCCGGCCGGCCGCTCCAGCTCCTGCTCTCCCGCGAGGGGCGCGAGCTGACGGTCACCGCGACCCCGGAGGCCCGCGTCCGCAGCGAGGGCACGCCGCCGGTCGGGGTGCTGGGCGTGGCCGCCGGGGCCCCCGTCTTCGAACGGGTGAACCCCCTCTCCGCCGTCTGGCAGGGGATCGCCTATACCGGCGACGTCTCGAAGCAGACCCTGGTCGGGGTGTGGGAGATGATCACCCGGGCCCGGGGCACCGAGGAGCTGGGCGGGCCGCTGCGCATCGCCCAGATCTCCGGCCAGGCGGCGGCGCTGGGGCTGGCGAGCCTCGTCACCTTCATCGCCGTGCTGTCGGTGAACCTGGCGCTGATCAACCTCTTCCCGATCCCCGTGCTGGATGGCGGCCACCTGGTCTTCTACGCGGCGGAGGCGATCCGCGGCCGCCCGCTGCCGCCCCGGGCCCAGGAATACGGGCTTCGGGCCGGCCTGGCCGTGCTGGCCATGCTGTTCATCTTCTCGACCTGGAACGACCTGAGCAGCTTCGGCCTGTTCCGCTGGCTGGGCGGCCTGGCGGGCTAG